AAGGTGCGCATACCGACACTCCTTGCATCCGCGTTGGCGAGGCAGTTTCACCACGAACGGGCCATCCTCTCGTTCCATGAGCCGCGCGAGCGTCGCATCGACCTCTGCGAGATCTTTGAAGGGGCACAGGCGCGCCGCCCTCGCGCGTATCTCTCCCGGTGTTTGCGGTCCCCTGAGAAACAGCTCGCACAGCACTCCGATCTCCTGGGGGGAGAAGTCAAAGACCTCCTTCACCTTGTGACCGTACTTCAGGACGCGGCTCCCCGCCGTGTGCGCCTCGAACACCAGCTTTCTCTGCCTGAGGCGGTCGAGAGCCAGAATGACTGATTCTTCGTCAACACCCATTACGGGGTCGCGGTTGGACTTTTGGTTGCAGGCGTTGGTCAGGGAATTAAGCGAGAGGGGGTAATACTCAGGGGTGGTGACATCTTTCTCGATCAGAGCGCCGAGCACGCGCACCTCAACTGGAGTAATAATGATATTCATCATGAGGCCCTCAGCAGGGTATTATGTTACAACAATTTGCCATTTTTGTCGTTAGGTAGAATTTTTACATTGCAGAATTGCCATGCTGACTTGTTCATTATAGGCTATTTCACAATGTACAACTACTGGGGGTTTACGAATCAGATTCCCCAAACGATTTTTATCCTCAACACTGGAAAATCAGATAGAAAAGTGATTGGTAACGTCAAATACGAAGCCGTGAAGATCGACGGAAGGAAGTATTTTGGCGTTCAAAGAATTATAATCGAGGATGAAGAGGTGTGCATAAGCGACAAGGAGAGAACGCTGGTTGATTTAGTATATAAGCCCATCGGATCTTTCGATAATGTCAGAAAGATCCTGCAGAATAATTTGGCGAAAATCGATCTTAGAAAATTCATCGGCTATCTTACCCGATTCCCCGTTGTCTCGGTTCGGAAGCGCGCGGGCTTTATACTTGAGGATATCGGATGCGAAAGCCCGCTTTTAAGAAAGATGAAAAAATACCTGGGGAATGACCGGACTTATGTGGTGCTTGATCCGATGGTCAAATCCCGCAAAGGGAAGATAGACAATGAGTGGAAAATCATTGTTAATTTGACTTCCAGGGGGAATTTTCTCTGCCATTCCCTCAACGATATGCAGAAAATCACTCAGAGTATTTACCAGTGAATCTTGCTCTCTATTCGTATGCATTATTTATCCTCTCGAAAAAATACCCTGTTCCTGATAATAATCTGACGTATCAGAAACAGGGCAAATAATACGCACAAAACCTCCCATAAAAGGAGAAGTCAATATATTTACTGAAACCCGTATAAATAATGCAACATATCATGCATTTAGAATGGCCCATACAATAGGCTAAATTAGAGCTTGAGCCACTCCATTACTTATACTTTCCTCAGTAACTCTCATCCCCAAACTCGCCGGCATCCTCGCCATATCATCTTTCGCCATGGGGCGTAGCTCGGTTCTTTACAACGATCGAGGGTCAATACTAGTTTTGTAAATACCTTGCTGTTAATGTCCCGAAGATTGCTCCGGAAATTGCTCCGATTACAGCAGCCAGTAGCTCACTCGCAATCCTCTGATACCAAGGGCACAATTCATCGTATCCCAAGTTGGTCAATTCATAGACCCAGTCCTCGTCTTCTCTTCCTGCTTGGGCTTTGCTGGCTTTGATAAAACCTTTTTTCTCCAATGCTATCGAGTCAAACCGCAATCTTGCCCATATCTCTTCAGGGGTTTCTTGTTTTCCTTCTCTTCCTCTAAGGTATGCAAGAACTGAGGTTTCTGTTATGGGCAGAAACTCGCGGGAAGTAGTACGCCTCCAGAATAAGTTCACAGCCATAGTGTGTATATCATTTTCTCCTTTTGGCCTTGGCATTTTATATGCGGTATCGGCCTGCAATCTCCATATCGCTCTAAGGATACGCCGGAGCCTCCACCTGCTTGGCC
This sequence is a window from Candidatus Auribacterota bacterium. Protein-coding genes within it:
- a CDS encoding YceH family protein; protein product: MNIIITPVEVRVLGALIEKDVTTPEYYPLSLNSLTNACNQKSNRDPVMGVDEESVILALDRLRQRKLVFEAHTAGSRVLKYGHKVKEVFDFSPQEIGVLCELFLRGPQTPGEIRARAARLCPFKDLAEVDATLARLMEREDGPFVVKLPRQRGCKECRYAHLFCGEVKVDEAGKAGPAGIAVGANDERIAALEKKVETLRAELDELKKIQTL